In the genome of Thiomicrospira aerophila AL3, one region contains:
- the nusA gene encoding transcription termination factor NusA produces the protein MSKEVLSVVEIMSNEKGVDEEIIFDAIETALAMATVKNYDDKYDVRVEINRHTGDYKTFRRWLVIEDDVAIEGEPEMFLRMMDATDIDPHIQPDEYIEEEIESIEFGRIGAQTAKQIIIQKVREAERRKMVEDYQPRVGEILTGQVKRIDRGDVILDMGDNVDAIIPRSELVGRETFRMGDRVRAFLQAVDFRPRGPQLFMSRACKEMLIELFKIEVPEIGDDLIDVMAAARDVGFRAKIAVRANDPRLDPIGACVGMRGGRVQAVTNELNGERIDIIQWDANDAQFVINAMAPAEITSIMVDEDRHEMDLAVEDEQLSLAIGKGGQNIRLASELTGWELNVMSKTAMQEKHNTEASKQIDLFVAHLEVDEELAEVLVNEGFTTLEEVAYVPTAEMLEIDGFDEDLVNELKQRAKDALLTLAIVNEEKTALAEPADDLLALEGMTVDLAKTLAGQGVVTQEDLAELGTDELLELVSLPEQAAAELIMKARAPWFE, from the coding sequence ATGAGTAAAGAAGTATTATCCGTTGTAGAGATCATGTCGAATGAAAAAGGCGTGGACGAGGAAATCATTTTTGATGCGATTGAAACCGCCTTAGCTATGGCTACTGTCAAAAACTACGATGATAAATATGATGTGCGCGTTGAGATTAATCGCCACACGGGCGACTACAAAACCTTTCGTCGTTGGTTGGTCATTGAAGATGATGTGGCCATTGAAGGCGAGCCAGAAATGTTTTTGCGCATGATGGATGCCACCGATATTGATCCGCATATTCAGCCTGACGAATATATCGAAGAAGAAATCGAGTCAATCGAGTTTGGTCGTATCGGGGCACAAACAGCCAAACAAATTATTATTCAAAAAGTACGCGAAGCTGAAAGACGCAAAATGGTCGAAGACTATCAACCACGCGTTGGCGAAATCCTAACCGGTCAGGTCAAGCGCATTGATCGCGGTGATGTGATTTTAGACATGGGCGATAACGTTGATGCCATCATCCCACGCAGTGAGCTAGTGGGGCGTGAAACCTTCCGCATGGGCGATCGTGTGCGTGCCTTCTTGCAGGCTGTTGATTTCCGTCCACGTGGTCCGCAATTGTTCATGTCACGTGCTTGTAAGGAAATGCTGATAGAGTTGTTTAAAATCGAAGTACCAGAAATTGGTGATGATTTGATTGATGTGATGGCAGCGGCTCGTGATGTTGGCTTCAGAGCTAAAATTGCAGTGCGTGCTAATGATCCGCGTTTGGATCCAATCGGAGCTTGTGTCGGTATGCGTGGCGGACGTGTTCAAGCGGTTACTAACGAACTTAATGGCGAGCGTATCGACATTATCCAATGGGATGCGAATGATGCGCAGTTTGTCATTAATGCGATGGCACCGGCAGAAATCACCTCGATTATGGTCGATGAAGATCGTCATGAAATGGATCTAGCCGTTGAAGACGAGCAGTTGTCATTAGCGATTGGCAAGGGCGGACAAAACATCCGTTTAGCGTCTGAGCTAACCGGTTGGGAATTGAATGTCATGAGCAAAACGGCCATGCAGGAAAAACACAATACCGAAGCCAGTAAGCAAATTGATTTGTTTGTAGCCCATCTAGAAGTGGATGAAGAATTGGCTGAGGTATTGGTGAATGAAGGGTTTACCACACTAGAAGAAGTGGCCTATGTCCCGACAGCCGAAATGCTAGAGATTGATGGCTTTGATGAAGATTTGGTCAATGAGTTAAAGCAACGTGCAAAAGACGCGTTATTAACCTTGGCGATTGTGAATGAAGAAAAAACGGCCTTGGCCGAACCCGCTGACGATTTATTAGCCCTTGAAGGCATGACCGTTGATTTAGCAAAAACCTTAGCCGGACAGGGTGTTGTAACCCAAGAAGATTTGGCTGAGTTGGGAACAGATGAGTTGTTGGAGTTAGTTTCTCTACCAGAGCAGGCTGCGGCTGAATTGATTATGAAGGCTCGTGCGCCTTGGTTTGAGTAA